The Candidatus Krumholzibacteriia bacterium DNA window TTCACCTTCGACACGGGTGCAGGCAGTGCGCTGGTGGACTTCAGCGCCACCCTGTACTCGCTCAACGGTGGCTGCCCGGTCGTGCGTAACTACGACGCCATCGACGCTGCAGGCACCGCGGTGCGTACCCACAGGTACCGCAACCCGGTGAACGCGGCTCTCGGTGCCGGCGCCATCGTCATGAACCGGAACGACGCTGGTGCGTACAACACGATCCAGCAGACCCATCCGTGGTTCGACATCCGCGACAACGCTGGCACGCCCGCCGCGACGCCGCCGGAGCTCACGCTCCTGGAGCAGATCCTCGGTGCGGCGCTCCCGGCGCCCTGCCTGCACTCGCCGAACCCGGCCACCGGGACTGGTGACGATCCGGATGTCGACGCGCTGCCGCGTCAGCCGGTGTTGCATCAGAACGTTCCGAACCCGTTCAACCCGATGACCGAGATCCGCTTCGACCTGTCCCAGAGTGGACGCGTCAGCTTGCGCATCTACGACGTCGCCGGGCGGCTGGTCCGGACGCTGGTCGACAAGGACATGTCCGCCGGCCGGAACCACACGATGGTGTGGAACGGTCTCGACGACCAGAACAACAAGGTCGCCAGCGGCGTGTACTTCTACCGCCTCAACGCGGTAGACAAGCTTCTGACCAAGAAGATGGTGGTCATGAAGTAAGGTCCCCCTGGGCCGGAAGCGGGGCGTGCGCTGCACGCCCCGCTTTTTTTTTGCTCCGCGCGCGGCGAAAAATGGCCGCCGCCGGTAACGGCACGGTCACGGTGCCACCCGCGGCGGCGGCGGCATGGGTCGCCGCACGGCGCCGCTTCACGCCCTCGGCGAGCGCCCCCCTCGACCGCTCCTGGTGCCGAAACGGGGTTGACACCCCAAGGAGCCGACTCTATATTTCAGTGCTTTTTATAACTTACGTGTTCACAGGGAACTAGAGGGTCTGGATGGAAACACGGCGCGCGCTGGCAGGGGGCGTCCTCCTGCTTCTGGCCTGGTGGGCGGCCGTGGGCTGTCGGGAAGAGGTCCCCCCGCTCTTTCGCCGCAACCGCGCTCCGGAAACCACCCTCACCATCGTCGCCGAGGATTTCGCCAACGCTTTCTATCGCTATCATGTCTACTGGCGTGGCGAGGATCCGGACGGCCAGGTGGTGCGCTTCCTCTTCGCGATCACCGACACCTTGAACCGCGACGAGGAGCTGAACTGGGACCCGAGCCTGGCGGTGGACCGCGAGCGCGGTGTCTACACCACGCGCAACGACTCGATCTTCCTCTTCAACTCGAAGGCCGGCAGGCAGGTGTTCAACATCGTCGCCATCGACGACTACGGCGAGCTGGATCCGTCGCCGGCGCGCTCCTTTTTCCGCGTCGTCGACAACGGGCTGCCCTTGGTGGACTTCCTCGGGGTCACCGCCAACACCACCGATCCACGCGTACTCCCCTGTGCCGCCGCCCTGCCTTGCACGGTGCCGATGTTCACCAGCTTCCAAACGCGCTTCGTCGGCCGCTCCAACAACGGGGCGATCACCGGCTACACCTGGCAACCGAATCTCGACCTCTGGGAGCCGTACTACACCAAGTTGGACACCTTCTTCCTCCAAGTGAGCGGGATCCAGGGCGACACCACCGGCTACGATCCGGAGCAGCGCTTGCGCTGGCATCTCGCGGCGGCACACGACACGGTGACGGTCTACACCGAGAGCAGCCGGGAGAAGCCGGTGCCGGCGGGGGACTTCAGCTG harbors:
- a CDS encoding FlgD immunoglobulin-like domain containing protein, translated to FTFDTGAGSALVDFSATLYSLNGGCPVVRNYDAIDAAGTAVRTHRYRNPVNAALGAGAIVMNRNDAGAYNTIQQTHPWFDIRDNAGTPAATPPELTLLEQILGAALPAPCLHSPNPATGTGDDPDVDALPRQPVLHQNVPNPFNPMTEIRFDLSQSGRVSLRIYDVAGRLVRTLVDKDMSAGRNHTMVWNGLDDQNNKVASGVYFYRLNAVDKLLTKKMVVMK